The following proteins are co-located in the Brassica rapa cultivar Chiifu-401-42 unplaced genomic scaffold, CAAS_Brap_v3.01 Scaffold0348, whole genome shotgun sequence genome:
- the LOC103872863 gene encoding golgin subfamily A member 6-like protein 6 yields the protein MCKSRFTKSSMKGYPLEDIYAALGHTKVINSVLVPTVGEEIMLARIIDEEREYHCEGSTSDTWNHWLNVKQKKIFWKELYDLDVAARVFKKKKDKEKVTFLEDSSSKSGLESLKALEEKILGAMSEGFSGLKSVVEAKLGDMDVRMSKFEKNQRQLKRRAKKIEEKLTSIESNKNEERNYGEDMDFGWDDRDYGRAEGKENSEKAKEDKENSESGEEKDVVSGGENSKDGEKDKGNVEEEEEKENEADKTELGTREKDEVSEEDYDTEEEAEKRRVEADALWKSILSEETEYLEKEAEKVAKGTPTPPRGRPKRLAARKIVLTPPEEFLRGPTVTAPSPIETEKEAETVIEEEGEEMAVEAEESDEESLKEKNAEEMVEEEEGVEESPTEKIAEEMVEEEEGVEESPTEKIAEEMVEEEEGVEESPTEKIAEEMVEKKKLWRRVPPKKMLKKWWKKKLRKQRKQRMLWKQRKLRKQRKRRIKWLRKRLRQLSRKRVINTLMKKSKCGPWSFTRLVRRWRMGPLR from the exons ATGTGCAAGAGCCGGTTTACAAAGAGTAGCATGAAGGGCTATCCTTTGGAAGATATATATGCTGCACTTGGACACACAAag gttatTAACAGTGTGTTGGTGCCAACTGTGGGTGAGGAAATCATGCTGGCTCGTATAATTGATGAGGAGCGAGAGTATCATTGTGAGGGAAGCACAAGTGATACTTGGAACCACTGGCTAAATGTGAAGCAGAAGAAGATATTTTGGAAAGAGCTATACGACTTAGATGTTGCTGCACGAGTgtttaagaagaagaaggacaAAGAAAAGGTGACGTTTTTAGAAGATTCGTCTTCTAAATCTGGGTTGGAGAGCTTGAAAGCTCTGGAAGAAAAGATTTTGGGGGCCATGAGTGAAGGGTTTTCTGGTCTTAAATCAGTGGTGGAGGCAAAGCTGGGTGATATGGATGTGAGGATGAGTAAATTTGAAAAGAACCAGCGACAACTTAAAAGAAGGGctaagaaaatagaagaaaagCTGACTTCTATTGAGAGCAACAAAAATGAGGAGAGGAACTATGGTGAAGATATGGATTTTGGATGGGATGATAGAGATTATGGTAGAGCTGAAGGGAAGGAAAACAGTGAGAAGGCTAAGGAAGACAAGGAAAACAGTGAGTCTGGCGAGGAAAAGGATGTGGTCTCGGGTGGGGAAAACAGtaaggatggtgagaaagacaAGGGAAacgtggaggaagaagaagagaaggagaaCGAGGCTGATAAAACAGAGCTGGGAACTAGAGAAAAAGATGAGGTCTCTGAAGAAGATTACGATACTGAGGAAGAGGCTGAGAAGAGGAGAGTAGAGGCGGATGCGTTATGGAAGAGTATTCTTTCTGAAGAGACTGAGTATCTAGAGAAAGAGGCTGAGAAAGTTGCCAAGGGAACTCCTACACCACCACGTGGTAGACCGAAGAGATTGGCCGCGAGAAAAATAGTACTTACACCACCAGAGGAGTTTTTAAGAGGACCAACGGTAACTGCGCCATCACCTATCGAGACTGAAAAAGAGGCTGAGACAGTTATCGAGGAAGAGGGTGAGGAGATGGCAGTTGAAGCCGAAGAAAGTGACGAGGAGAGTCTCAAAGAAAAAAATGCTGAAGAAAtggtggaggaagaagaaggtgtgGAGGAGAGTCCCACCGAGAAAATAGCTGAAGAAAtggtggaggaagaagaaggtgtgGAGGAGAGTCCCACCGAGAAAATAGCTGAAGAAAtggtggaggaagaagaaggtgtgGAGGAGAGTCCCACCGAAAAAATTGCTGAAGAAATGGTGGAGAAAAAGAAGCTGTGGAGGAGAGTCCCACCGAAAAAAATGCTGAAGAAATGGTGGAAGAAGAAGCTGAGGAAGCAGAGGAAGCAGAGGATGCTATGGAAGCAGAGGAAGCTGAGGAAGCAGAGGAAGAGGCGGATAAAGTGGTTGAGAAAGAGGCTGAGACAGTTGTCGAGAAAGAGGGTGATAAATACACTGATGAAGAAAAGCAAATGTGGGCCTTGGTCGTTTACAAGGCTAGTGAGGAGATGGCGGATGGGACCACTGAGGTGA
- the LOC117130193 gene encoding uncharacterized protein LOC117130193, with translation MREHAIISGLDCHEYPRKYLKLGSTKFVDYYFGGLKKITITDVEHKLLSMKTPCNDRLKMAVLFFLGRVIRGHAKDCGPVYPFILRIVEDLDVCRTFPWGRLTFEDAIKNIKHMMELLKGEVHSACGFPGFIIPLEVKHTI, from the coding sequence ATGAGGGAGCATGCCATCATCTCGGGCTTAGACTGCCATGAGTATCCGAGGAAATATTTGAAGCTCGGGAGTACGAAGTTTGTGGATTATTACTTTGGTGGACTAAAGAAGATCACCATAACAGATGTGGAGCACAAGCTGTTGTCTATGAAGACGCCATGCAATGATAGATTGAAGATGGCTGTCTTGTTCTTCCTTGGTCGGGTTATCAGAGGACATGCAAAGGATTGCGGACCAGTATACCCGTTCATCTTAAGGATCGTGGAAGATTTGGATGTTTGCAGAACATTTCCATGGGGTCGTTTGACATTTGAAGATGCAATAAAGAACATCAAGCATATGATGGAGCTTCTGAAGGGTGAAGTGCACTCGGCATGCGGCTTTCCTGGATTCATAATTCCATTAGAGGTAAAGCATACAATTTAG